From a region of the Pogona vitticeps strain Pit_001003342236 chromosome 7, PviZW2.1, whole genome shotgun sequence genome:
- the ANKRD26 gene encoding ankyrin repeat domain-containing protein 26 isoform X13 yields MERMKKMRKMLGLGRKKKARQEEEGAPPPPEPQSRSGAATAGAYRVRSRELGPLHRAAAEGDLGRLRQLLTQKQDPDQRDRGGRTPLHLACANGCTEIVALLVDHKCQLNIYDGDKRSPLMKAVQCQQELCAIYLLEHGADPNFVDVYSNTALHFAALNSSISIAKHLLDHNANIEAQNTDGSTPLIVAVVENNREMVEFLLKKGASVHATDNAGRTPLLIATSNKKRDLTHVLLSYGSDVSHKDDSGWSAQDYAMLSDDPILLQYIAEYSKQKNGSGKSDDQKVFSVLKVPDRTGDVAITLGAPATNIEVLEDHSSGDSVRDSGKTDDTWPSSEEEELDFSVKKPQKPSLARLMSVSQQFKTNVDEKSSLFRSELVVDSQRNSSISDAGGVNESFSRPLFHVQSFPQPAHSSPGSFSTQCQMASRLSPKQEGSFEEEEDEEEEEEEEEDGKNPSFMAKNLNCHAISFNQISPQDDSVQKAPLRLGADEEEDEEKAPESPWDSEGVSESPRKPAVDSSPASPAKIKTLMPAVAEEPCDRSSANAKPEMAKMNLEHEAASSPLSQQDQTRGKQKSDLMEELGLDDADDIEDASDWDSASVSQSLPCVNTFNIFSWGECSTPAQLPMSNASPRASIPARVDDTPVTETREAAKGPSCSEQNAEELEHGDAKGKSIITAPSSREKLPPGKQNEEHLCLYNGKKTGTEIDKAEDEGRPVDATFWEERYEKLWVAKEKREVKSNFKSITAELKLKFGEIDINQTKSRSSTEGPSHDVFSSRVEGVEESLPSHPSEATIRIWRKGETGPLKPVVAGKDPDAENSVLCPQDSKLLCPPGENQSVEANQERSDDLSPEGKGFTWPGTDKGGDHSQKCPGDLPVAADQERVADTIFRTFLKQRKTQSTSHQETLPDFNAGVHTGQCLDPELGNRGEPPDKDPRKEWDEALERDVARFKNEVGMLRRAFLALEKEKARLQKEVEEEKRKQELAETKKAENTEKVAANDEEKTEQRPSADENHPLATRDERKSAVGEDQGTDVISSSDGEELVPVPHKGNNPTAHAKGQRKREKKRRISKPKLGQQTVDERNQPQDESSLSEASLEDEKQPEKMVNRRNKICKAMDITNNCEDLTPSSDTATEDIESPTSVYGEAMMLIEQLTLDSKADAVSLFKIQNIFHGYERVIEREKGRSTQLLGKVKKLENEKKDQQRILDEVREAKCMLDHQTVEQESDISSLKFSLKQEEEKRTSVEMQYEKTQEQLRKKEEQCCKQVEEKQQLEIMLRGLEVELRTLKNRLAQVEEERDETQRQLSQEQKARALQEGVLNTHLWRQKEWEEESKKAAAKHYEMSDHHDQEEELMQQNQAFQEELAVLRAELDHLRIHHEEKDSRYLEENEALKEKIEDLKKELKLNEEALTQTIFQYNGQINVSKTEAAVLASKLEHTKENKERLELELDSFRARMSAAIQELEQSQASRKDLELTLRREREEWLRSKDQLSREVGALQEANGSLSQQLGRAESKINSLENELQLATHGLREKSLLFEGIRRDLDQAQGRAKELEHALDAEKEQRNKQVIKQDSLQERLAQLQSENLLLRQQLEDVQNKGVLKEKVVTDVQEKFSDIFGKLQADTEKQLRMVEERNQELVAKCHDFREQVLKYEAEKVDREGTVRQLQQELADSLKKQSMSEASLEVSTRYRSDLEEDKQQLQKEIDRIKSKLQESEEQYLQSERRIHDLRNVLDSKEREASVTSQKLHDLLAASSGANNAIKQLEGHIQRLEVENARLEATTTQQSHRIEILQKDLQDSLSVHSRLEELITGLQTAKINLEEELHQQGMLSTCSGKSSRFIGVL; encoded by the exons atggagaggatgaagaagatgagGAAGATGCTGGGcctggggaggaagaagaaggcgcgccaggaggaggagggagccccCCCGCCGCCGGAGCCCCAGTCCCGGAGCGGGGCCGCCACCGCCGGGGCCTACCGGGTGCGGAGCCGGGAGCTGGGCCCGCTGCATCGGGCGGCGGCCGAAGGGGACTTGGGCCGGCTCCGGCAGCTCCTGACCCAGAAGCAGGACCCGGACCAGCGGGACCGAGGCGGCCG AACTCCTTTGCATCTGGCCTGCGCAAATGGCTGCACTGAGATTGTGGCTCTCTTAGTCGACCACAAATGCCAGCTAAATATCTACGACGGTGACAAGAGGTCTCCGCTAATGAAG GCTGTACAGTGTCAGCAAGAATTGTGCGCCATTTACCTGCTTGAGCACGGAGCAGATCCTAATTTTGTTGACGTCTACAGTAATACTGCCCTCCACTTTGCTGCCTTGAATTCCAGCATATCGATAGCCAAACATCTGCTCGATCATAACGCCAACATTGAAGCACAGAATACG GATGGGAGCACACCCCTGATTGTTGCGGTAGTTGAAAATAACCGAGAAATGGTAGAGTTTCTTCTCAAAAAAGGAGCTTCGgtgcatgcaactgataatgcaGGAAG aaCTCCTCTCCTGATCGCTACCTCCAATAAGAAGCGCGATTTGACCCATGTTCTCTTGTCTTATGGTTCGGACGTATCCCACAAAGACGACAGCGGATGGTCAGCCCAGGACTACGCGATGCTTAGCGATGATCCTAT CCTTCTTCAATATATCGCTGAATATTCCAAGCAGAAAAATGGATCAGGGAAGTCTGATGACCAGAAGGTCTTCTCGGTATTGAAAGTTCCAGACAGAACTGGAGATGTCGCTATTACCTTAGGCGCACCTGCGACAAATATAGAAG TCCTTGAGGATCATTCTTCTGGAGATTCAGTAAG AGATTCTGGGAAAACGGACGATACCTGGCCGTCTTCAGAAGAGGAAGAACTTGATTTCAGTGTTAAG AAACCGCAGAAGCCCAGTTTGGCTCGGCTAATGAGCGTCTCTCAGCAATTCAAGACAAATG tAGACGAGAAAAGTAGCCTTTTCCGATCAGAACTTGTAGTGGACTCACAACGGAATAGCTCAATTTCGGACGCCGGAGGTGTCAATGAATCCTTTTCTAGGCCCCTGTTCCACGTCCAGTCCTTCCCTCAACCTGCCCATTCCTCGCCTGGTTCCTTTTCTACACAGTGCCAGATGGCGTCTCGCTTAAGCCCTAAGCAG GAAGGCTCTTTCGAAGAGGaagaggacgaagaggaggaggaggaggaggaagaagatggaaAAAATCCAAGTTTCATGGCTAAAAACCTGAACTGCCATGCAATCTCCTTCAACCAGATTTCCCCGCAAGACGACAGTGTTCAAAAGG CTCCGTTGAGATTAGGAGCGGAtgaagaggaggacgaggagaAGGCCCCAGAATCTCCCTGGGATTCGGAG GGTGTATCTGAAAGTCCCAGAAAGCCGGCAGTGGATTCCTCACCCGCCTCTCCTGCCAAAATCAAGACCCTGATGCCTGCCGTTGCAGAAGAGCCGTGTGATC GGAGCTCGGCCAATGCGAAG CCAGAAATGGCTAAAATGAATTTGGAACACGAGGCTGCTTCCTCTCCTCTTTCGCAGCAAGACCAGACCAGAGGAAAGCAGAAATCAG ACTTAATGGAAGAACTCGGCTTAGATGACGCAGATGACATTGAAG ATGCATCAGACTGGGATTCTGCCAGCGTTTCTCAGAGTCTCCCCTGCGTCAACACCTTTAACATCTTCTCCTGGGGAGAGTGTAGCACTCCTGCACAATTACCAATGAGTAACGCCAGCCCGAGAGCCTCCATTCCTGCGAGAGTGGACGACACCCCTGTTACAGAGACCAGAGAGGCTGCAAAAG GTCCGTCGTGTAGCGAACAGAATGCGGAAGAATTGGAACATGGTGACGCCAAG GGTAAAAGTATAATAACTGCACCCAGCTCTCGAGAAAAACTGCCACCTGGAAAACAGAATGAAGAACATTTATGTCTTTACAATGGAAAGAAAACTGGAACAGAAATCGACAAAGCGGAGGATGAAGGCCGGCCCGTTGATGCGACCTTTTGGGAAGAAAGATATGAAAAACTCTGGGTTgcgaaggaaaaaagagaagtcaAGTCAAATTTTAAGAGCATCACAGCGGAACTGAAGCTGAAGTTTGGTGAAATTGACATCAACCAGACAAAAAGTAGGAGTTCCACGGAAGGGCCATCCCACGATGTTTTCAGCAGCAGGGTTGAAGGAGTAGAAGAATCCCTGCCATCTCATCCATCTGAAGCCACCATTCGCATTTGGAGAAAGGGTGAAACGGGCCCATTAAAGCCCGTTGTTGCAGGAAAGGATCCGGATGCTGAGAACTCTGTATTATGTCCTCAGGATTCGAAGCTTCTTTGTCCACCAGGCGAGAATCAAAGTGTTGAAGCAAATCAGGAAAGAAGCGATGACCTTTCGCCTGAGGGCAAGGGGTTTACCTGGCCAGGAACAGACAAGGGTGGAGATCATTCGCAAAAGTGTCCTGGTGATTTGCCAGTAGCCGCCGATCAAGAGAGGGTTGCGGACACCATTTTTAGGACGTTTCTGAAACAACGAAAAACCCAAAGCACAAGCCATCAAGAAACCCTCCCGGATTTTAATGCTGGTGTCCACACGGGTCAGTGTTTAGATCCTGAGCTTGGAAATCGAGGGGAACCTCCTGATAAGGACCCCCGAAAAGAGTGGGACGAGGCGTTAGAACGTGATGTTGCGAGATTTAAGAATGAGGTAGGAATGTTACGGAGAGCGTTCCTGGCTTTGGAGAAGGAAAAGGCCCGGCTCCAGAAAGAG gtggaagaggaaaaaaggaagcaagagTTGGCAGAAACTAAGAAAGCTGAAAACACCGAAAAAGTGGCTGCAAATGATGAAGAGAAAACGGAACAAAGGCCCTCAGCAGATGAAAACCACCCTCTTGCAacaagagatgaaaggaaaagtGCCGTGGGAGAAGACCAAGGAACAGATGTCATTTCTTCATCAGATGGAGAGGAACTGGTCCCAGTCCCTCATAAGGG gAATAATCCAACTGCCCACGCAAAGGgtcagaggaaaagggaaaagaaaagacgaaTTTCAAAGCCGAAACTCGGTCAGCAAACTGTCGATGAGCGAAATCAGCCCCAGGATGAGAGCAGTTTGAGTGAAGCGTCTCTGGAGGACGAAAA ACAGCCAGAAAAAATGGTGAACAGAAGAAACAAG ATCTGCAAAGCGATGGATATTACTAACAATTGTGAAGATTTAACGCCCTCTTCTGACACAGCTACTGAGGACATTGAGTCGCCTACCTCTGTCTACGGAGAAGCTATGATGCTGATCGAACAACTTACTCTGGACAGTAAAG CAGATGCGGTGAGTCTCtttaaaattcagaatatatTCCATGGATATGAACGGGTAATTGAGCGTGAAAAGGGCCGTTCCACCCAGCTCCTAGGAAAAGTGAAAAAACTTGAGAACGAGAAAAAAGACCAACAGCGAATTCTTGACGAAGTGAGAGAGGCGAAATGCATGCTGGATCATCAAACAGTGGAACAGGAAAGCGATATCAGCAGTCTGAA ATTCTCTctgaaacaagaagaagaaaagaggacgAGCGTTGAGATGCAGTATGAGAAAACCCAGGAACAGCTCAGGAAGAAAGAGGAGCAGTGTTGTAAACAggtggaggagaagcagcagcttgagatTATGCTGAGAGGTCTGGAAGTGGAGTTAAGAACACTGAAAAACCGCTTGGCACAG GTTGAAGAAGAACGCGATGAAACGCAGCGACAGCTTTCTCAGGAACAGAAAGCCCGGGCTCTGCAGGAAGGGGTTTTGAACACCCACCTCTGGAGGCAGAAGGAATGGGAGGAAGAATCAAAGAAAGCAGCAGCTAAGCACTACGAG ATGAGCGATCATCACGACCAGGAAGAGGAACTGATGCAGCAAAATCAAGCCTTCCAGGAGGAGCTGGCTGTACTCAGAGCCGAGCTGGACCACCTCAGGATTCACCACGAAGAGAAAGACAGCAGATATTTAGAAGAAAACGAAGCTCTGAAAGAAAAAATAGAAGACTTAAAAAAGGAGCTAAAATTAAACGAAGAGGCTTTGACACAGACCATTTTTCAATACAATGGGCAAATCAATGTTTCTAAAACAGAGGCCGCCGTGCTGGCCTCCAAACTGGAGCACACGAAGGAAAACAAAGAGCGACTCGAACTTGAACTCGACTCCTTCCGCGCCCGCATGAGTGCTGCCATTCAGGAGCTTGAGCAGAGCCAGGCGTCCAGGAAAGATCTGGAGCTCACGCTGCGGCGCGAACGCGAGGAATGGCTCCGTTCAAAAGACCAGCTGAGCCGCGAGGTCGGCGCCCTGCAAGAAGCCAACGGCAGCCTCTCTCAGCAGCTGGGAAGAGCCGAGAGCAAAATCAACAGCCTGGAGAACGAACTCCAGCTTGCGACTCACGGTCTCAGAGAGAAGAGCTTGCTCTTCGAAGGCATTCGGAGAGACCTGGATCAGGCCCAGGGCCGAGCGAAGGAGCTGGAACATGCCTTGGATGCGGAAAAAGAACAGAGGAACAAGCAGGTCATCAAGCAGGATTCGCTGCAGGAGCGGCTGGCCCAACTCCAGAGCGAAAACCTTCTGCTCCGGCAGCAGTTGGAGGACGTCCAGAACAAAGGCGTGCTCAAAGAAAAAGTTGTGACTGACGTCCAGGAGAAATTCAGTGACATATTCGGCAAGCTCCAGGCGGACACCGAGAAGCAGCTCCGGATGGTGGAGGAGCGGAACCAGGAATTGGTGGCCAAGTGCCACGATTTTAGGGAGCAGGTCCTGAAATACGAAGCGGAAAAAGTGGACCGAGAG GGTACGGTCAGGCAGCTGCAACAGGAACTGGCAGACTCTCTGAAAAAGCAGTCCATGTCCGAAGCCTCCCTCGAAGTTTCCACGCGTTACCGGAGTGACCTAGAAGAGGATAAGCAGCAGCTTCAGAAGGAAATTGATCGAATAAAATCCAAG CTGCAGGAGTCAGAAGAACAGTACCTTCAGTCAGAAAGACGAATCCACGACTTAAGGAATGTGTTGGATTCTAAGGAGCGGGAAGCCAGTGTGACGTCTCAGAAACTGCACGACCTTCTAGCTGCATCGTCGGGAGCAAATAACGCCATAAAGCAATTAGAAGGGCATATACAGAG GCTTGAGGTTGAAAATGCAAGACTAGAAGCCACAACCACCCAGCAAAGCCACAGGATCGAGATTCTTCAGAAGGACCTTCAAGACAGCCTTTCG GTTCACAGTCGGCTTGAGGAATTGATCACTGGCCTTCAGACGGCAAAAATAAATTTGGAGGAAGAACTGCATCAGCAG GGAATGCTCTCGACATGCTCAGGAAAATCTTCGAGGTTCATAGGAGTTTTGTGA